The nucleotide sequence TGTGCAAATTCTAGAAAGTTCTCGCTCTGTGCATCCCATCCTGTTCTAAACTTGACTGATACAGGGATGTCTGTCTCCTCCTTGATGATGCGGACCACCTCAGTAATGAGTTTTGGTTGCTTCATCATGGCTGAACCTGCTCCGGTCTTGGTAACCTTGGGTACCGGGCAACCGCAATTGATATCGATCACCTCGGGCTGGTAAGGTTGGAGCTGTTCAATGGCTTCCTTGAGAGAATCGGTGCTTCCCATGAATAATTGAACCGCGTACTGCTTTTCGTTGGGTGCACGATCCATGAGCGCAAGTGTTTTCTCGCCTTCTCGTGCAAGGCCTTCGGCACTTACCATCTCTGTGAATGTAAAGTCCGCTCCTGCTTCGATGCAGAGTGTTCTGAATGGAATATCTGTGTACCCGGCAAGAGGAGCTAGAAACACGTTTCCGCTTAGCATTGTCGAGCCAATTGTTACGGGGTGATAAAGGTTCTTTCTATTCATATATCCTTCGGAAGGGCAAAAGCCCTGAGGCTGTTAGCATAAAGCGTTTGTGAAAGCGCTTCAAGGGATGTTTGCCTCAGTGCTGCGAGAACAGTTGCCGTTTCCAGAATATATTGGATTTTATTACGCTCTCCCTTGTGGGAGTAGGGAGTCATAAAGGGAGCTTCGCTTTCAATGACAATCCTGTCTTCAGGAAGGCGTATAGCTACTTCTTGCAACATCCGGCTGTTCTTGAAGGTCAGGTTTCCTGCGAAAGAGAATGTAAGATTCATATCCAATGCTCGTTGTGCGAATGCCCAATCTTCTCCAAAACAGTGAAGAATTCCACCTTTTGGTGGAAGCTTTTCCTTGAGTATGGGAAGGAGGTCTTCACCTGCGTTTCGGTTGTGAATAATTACTGGAAGGTCGAGATGTTTTGCAATCTCGAGATGCTTGAGCATCAGCTCTATCTGTGTAGTCTTA is from uncultured Sphaerochaeta sp. and encodes:
- a CDS encoding TatD family hydrolase; this translates as MQLFDTHAHIGLIQDDKMEQLLAVQLAKVKSVKHVVSICNSLSDFEKTYTNLESAKDVYHAVGVSPTEVTHPGHDWEDRVISHAKKKRVIAIGETGLDYYHMFGGDKTTQIELMLKHLEIAKHLDLPVIIHNRNAGEDLLPILKEKLPPKGGILHCFGEDWAFAQRALDMNLTFSFAGNLTFKNSRMLQEVAIRLPEDRIVIESEAPFMTPYSHKGERNKIQYILETATVLAALRQTSLEALSQTLYANSLRAFALPKDI